Proteins from one Megalopta genalis isolate 19385.01 chromosome 1, iyMegGena1_principal, whole genome shotgun sequence genomic window:
- the LOC117221245 gene encoding 26S proteasome non-ATPase regulatory subunit 5, which translates to MAEWLQSKIVRLSELNSVEEKKDILAEIKIRLRCLSNRESEQVSHNLDYGQLFTQLTSNDREFVNEVCDILKTLFSLSEPEDIHERYATHMPRLITHHEDVVRLLILQEILCIVSDPQFLSVLLADTTLLLAAINRIADENLTVAEYAMRIIKEIGKNANDLQIKHTFELLKSCTRLLAKNDTISFRIYEVVVDIAKSSKQGLEVAAQSGFLNSLFDILEDEDILLQVNALEVLTQLALTEEGLSYLEQQDVLRKLVQKIAQANENPLSNLLIPGLMRFFGNVARHWPNEIFSKYPVVVSSLFEVIESGDQALLGVALDTLGHVSVSAEGKYVLQALGDAMPCVLKKIAEVIQTMPTALRIRGLENLALILDVKKAEQDNRILSLTKSWFDSLCDEPLSMIIAICRQPFADIRQAGLEVLAVIAAQTWGQEYISVFPGLVEFLLDTNIESFKECKEAKYEVVRQLSQAEPNMFDGTTMQKFVEFVNQGPHHVEINIEVATYSGL; encoded by the exons ATGGCGGAGTGGTTACAGTCAAAAATTGTTCGTCTTAGCGAATTAAATTCTGTTGAAGAGAAGAAAGATATCCTAGCGGAGATTAAAATTAGATTGAGATGTTTAAGCAACCGAGAATCCGAACAGGTCTCTCATAATCTCGACTATGGACAATTGTTTACTCAGTTAACCTCGAACGACAG GGAATTCGTGAATGAAGTATGCGATATCTTGAAGACATTGTTTAGTCTATCTGAACCTGAAGACATACATGAAAGATATGCAACTCATATGCCTCGATTGATAACTCATCACGAGGATGTAGTCAGATTGCTGATATTGCAAGAAATTTTGTGTATCGTGTCCGATCCTCAGTTTCTGTCTGTGTTGCTTGCGGATACCACTTTATTACTAGCTGCTATAAACAGAATTGCAGATGAAAATTTGACAGTAGCCGAATACGCAATGCGTATAATAAAAGAAATAGGCAAAAATGCGAATGATCTGCAAATTAAACATACCTTTGAATTATTGAAGAGTTGTACTAGATTACTAGCAAAAAACGACACTATTAGCTTCCGCATCTATGAAGTTGTTGTGGACATAGCAAAGTCTTCGAAGCAGGGGTTAGAAGTTGCTGCCCAATCTGGATTCTTAAACAGCTTATTTGATATTTTGGAGGATGAGGATATATTGCTTCAAGTAAACGCATTGGAAGTCCTGACACAATTGGCATTAACGGAAGAAGGATTAAGCTACCTGGAGCAACAAGATGTACTGAGGAAGCTTGTTCAGAAGATAGCTCAAGCAAACGAGAATCCATTGTCGAATTTACTGATTCCCGGTTTAATGAGGTTCTTTGGAAATGTCGCACGTCATTGGCCAAATGAAATATTCTCAAAGTACCCGGTTGTAGTCTCCTCGTTATTCGAGGTGATTGAGAGCGGGGATCAAGCTCTACTTGGTGTTGCATTGGACACATTAGGACACGTTTCTGTAAGCGCAGAGGGTAAATATGTATTGCAGGCCTTGGGGGATGCGATGCCATGCGTGCTGAAGAAAATTGCGGAAGTTATACAGACAATGCCCACGGCGTTAAGAATCCGCGGATTGGAAAACTTAGCTCTTATACTCGACGTGAAGAAGGCTGAACAAGACAATAGAATTCTATCGTTAACGAAGTCATGGTTCGACTCTCTTTGCGATGAGCCATTGAGCATGATCATAGCAATATGTAGGCAACCGTTCGCAGATATCAGACAAGCAGGCTTGGAAGTGTTGGCGGTTATAGCTGCACAAACTTGGGGCCAGGAATATATATCCGTTTTTCCAGGTCTCGTAGAGTTTTTACTGGACACAAACATAGAGAGCTTCAAAGAGTGCAAAGAAGCCAAATACGAAGTCGTCAGACAACTGTCTCAAGCTGAACCGAACATGTTTGATGGTACCACCATGCAGAAGTTTGTGGAGTTTGTAAACCAAGGACCACACCATGTTGAAATTAATATCGAAGTGGCAACGTACAGTGGCCTATGA